A single Lactuca sativa cultivar Salinas chromosome 8, Lsat_Salinas_v11, whole genome shotgun sequence DNA region contains:
- the LOC111882767 gene encoding tRNA:m(4)X modification enzyme TRM13 isoform X3: MGVRCKFWLLKKKRFCAIPPLPNTEFCGNHSTRSDDRWIQCSIDPSHSVLESNLENHLRRCPLLKHNNSLSLQPFYQKGINGGDEEDEDVSSESKRMAVQCITVPELIKLIEKIKSVHASICKDIQDSYNIPEVCRNWINRANDWKIPFQEKHVIQQASILGNLEKLGAIKSCSSVGEQLHSPAVVEFGAGRGYLTQMLADCYGVSKVFLIERKSYKLKADRSLRQKESLMLERLRIDIEDLNLNAIGSLQGVPYLAIGKHLCGPATDMTLRCCVGENGSTSYLRGLSIATCCHHLCQWKHYINKSFFLSQGMSKDEFHAVTWFTSWAVDSADHEESDTKIRENEKVLEGDDDDDDLLRNMCARDRAVLGFMCKDIIDAGRLMWIREHGLEKSELVKYVPSNISPENRLLIASC; encoded by the exons ATGGGGGTTAGATGCAAGTTTTGGTTGCTCAAAAAGAAGAGATTTTGTGCAATTCCCCCGCTCCCTAATACCGA GTTCTGCGGCAACCACTCTACAAGGTCGGATGACAGGTGGATTCAGTGCTCAATAGACCCCTCCCA CTCTGTACTGGAATCCAACCTTGAGAATCACCTTAGACGGTGTCCGTTGCTCAAACATAACAACTCGCTGTCCCTCCAACCTTTCTACCAAAAGGGCATTAATGGAggcgatgaagaagatgaagacgtTTCCTCAGAGTCCAAGAGGATGGCTGTGCAATGTATCACTGTACCTGAGTTGATCAAACTAATCGAAAAAATAAAGTCTGTTCACGCTTCCATATGCAAGGACATTCAAGACTCTTACAACATCCCGGAAGTTTGCAGGAATTGGATTAACCGCGCAAATGACTG GAAAATACCATTTCAAGAAAAGCATGTTATCCAGCAGGCGTCAATTCTTGGAAACTTGGAAAAACTGGGAGCAATCAAGTCTTGTTCTAGTGTTGGGGAACAGCTTCATTCTCCTGCGGTGGTTGAGTTTGGAGCTGGAAGGGGTTACTTGACACAAATGCTAGCAGACTGTTACGGGGTCTCAAAAGTCTTCTTGATTGAGCGCAAGTCATATAAACTTAAG GCAGATCGAAGCTTGCGACAAAAAGAGAGCTTGATGCTAGAGCGGTTGAGAATAGACA TTGAGGACTTGAATCTGAATGCAATCGGGTCATTACAAGGAGTTCCTTATTTGGCAATCGGAAAACATCTGTGTGGGCCTGCAACTG ATATGACCTTAAGATGTTGTGTTGGGGAAAATGGCAGCACATCTTACCTGAGAGGACTTTCAATTGCAACATGTTGCCACCATCTGTGTCAATGGAAGCATTATATCA ATAAAAGTTTTTTCTTAAGTCAAGGGATGAGCAAAGACGAGTTCCATGCAGTTACATGGTTTACCAGCTGGGCTGTAGATTCAGCAGACCATGAAGAATCGGATACAAAGAT CAGGGAAAATGAAAAGGTTTTagaaggtgatgatgatgatgatgatttgttGAGAAATATGTGTGCAAGAGATCGGGCTGTGCTAGGGTTCATGTGCAAAGATATAATTGATGCAGGGAGGTTGATGTGGATAAGGGAACATGGACTAGAAAAATCCGAGCTTGTCAAATATGTTCCATCTAATATCTCTCCTGAAAACCGTTTGCTGATTGCAAGCTGTTGA
- the LOC111882767 gene encoding tRNA:m(4)X modification enzyme TRM13 isoform X2: MGVRCKFWLLKKKRFCAIPPLPNTEFCGNHSTRSDDRWIQCSIDPSHSVLESNLENHLRRCPLLKHNNSLSLQPFYQKGINGGDEEDEDVSSESKRMAVQCITVPELIKLIEKIKSVHASICKDIQDSYNIPEVCRNWINRANDCFRKIPFQEKHVIQQASILGNLEKLGAIKSCSSVGEQLHSPAVVEFGAGRGYLTQMLADCYGVSKVFLIERKSYKLKADRSLRQKESLMLERLRIDIEDLNLNAIGSLQGVPYLAIGKHLCGPATDMTLRCCVGENGSTSYLRGLSIATCCHHLCQWKHYINKSFFLSQGMSKDEFHAVTWFTSWAVDSADHEESDTKMENEKVLEGDDDDDDLLRNMCARDRAVLGFMCKDIIDAGRLMWIREHGLEKSELVKYVPSNISPENRLLIASC, encoded by the exons ATGGGGGTTAGATGCAAGTTTTGGTTGCTCAAAAAGAAGAGATTTTGTGCAATTCCCCCGCTCCCTAATACCGA GTTCTGCGGCAACCACTCTACAAGGTCGGATGACAGGTGGATTCAGTGCTCAATAGACCCCTCCCA CTCTGTACTGGAATCCAACCTTGAGAATCACCTTAGACGGTGTCCGTTGCTCAAACATAACAACTCGCTGTCCCTCCAACCTTTCTACCAAAAGGGCATTAATGGAggcgatgaagaagatgaagacgtTTCCTCAGAGTCCAAGAGGATGGCTGTGCAATGTATCACTGTACCTGAGTTGATCAAACTAATCGAAAAAATAAAGTCTGTTCACGCTTCCATATGCAAGGACATTCAAGACTCTTACAACATCCCGGAAGTTTGCAGGAATTGGATTAACCGCGCAAATGACTG TTTCAGGAAAATACCATTTCAAGAAAAGCATGTTATCCAGCAGGCGTCAATTCTTGGAAACTTGGAAAAACTGGGAGCAATCAAGTCTTGTTCTAGTGTTGGGGAACAGCTTCATTCTCCTGCGGTGGTTGAGTTTGGAGCTGGAAGGGGTTACTTGACACAAATGCTAGCAGACTGTTACGGGGTCTCAAAAGTCTTCTTGATTGAGCGCAAGTCATATAAACTTAAG GCAGATCGAAGCTTGCGACAAAAAGAGAGCTTGATGCTAGAGCGGTTGAGAATAGACA TTGAGGACTTGAATCTGAATGCAATCGGGTCATTACAAGGAGTTCCTTATTTGGCAATCGGAAAACATCTGTGTGGGCCTGCAACTG ATATGACCTTAAGATGTTGTGTTGGGGAAAATGGCAGCACATCTTACCTGAGAGGACTTTCAATTGCAACATGTTGCCACCATCTGTGTCAATGGAAGCATTATATCA ATAAAAGTTTTTTCTTAAGTCAAGGGATGAGCAAAGACGAGTTCCATGCAGTTACATGGTTTACCAGCTGGGCTGTAGATTCAGCAGACCATGAAGAATCGGATACAAAGAT GGAAAATGAAAAGGTTTTagaaggtgatgatgatgatgatgatttgttGAGAAATATGTGTGCAAGAGATCGGGCTGTGCTAGGGTTCATGTGCAAAGATATAATTGATGCAGGGAGGTTGATGTGGATAAGGGAACATGGACTAGAAAAATCCGAGCTTGTCAAATATGTTCCATCTAATATCTCTCCTGAAAACCGTTTGCTGATTGCAAGCTGTTGA
- the LOC111882767 gene encoding tRNA:m(4)X modification enzyme TRM13 isoform X1, protein MGVRCKFWLLKKKRFCAIPPLPNTEFCGNHSTRSDDRWIQCSIDPSHSVLESNLENHLRRCPLLKHNNSLSLQPFYQKGINGGDEEDEDVSSESKRMAVQCITVPELIKLIEKIKSVHASICKDIQDSYNIPEVCRNWINRANDCFRKIPFQEKHVIQQASILGNLEKLGAIKSCSSVGEQLHSPAVVEFGAGRGYLTQMLADCYGVSKVFLIERKSYKLKADRSLRQKESLMLERLRIDIEDLNLNAIGSLQGVPYLAIGKHLCGPATDMTLRCCVGENGSTSYLRGLSIATCCHHLCQWKHYINKSFFLSQGMSKDEFHAVTWFTSWAVDSADHEESDTKIRENEKVLEGDDDDDDLLRNMCARDRAVLGFMCKDIIDAGRLMWIREHGLEKSELVKYVPSNISPENRLLIASC, encoded by the exons ATGGGGGTTAGATGCAAGTTTTGGTTGCTCAAAAAGAAGAGATTTTGTGCAATTCCCCCGCTCCCTAATACCGA GTTCTGCGGCAACCACTCTACAAGGTCGGATGACAGGTGGATTCAGTGCTCAATAGACCCCTCCCA CTCTGTACTGGAATCCAACCTTGAGAATCACCTTAGACGGTGTCCGTTGCTCAAACATAACAACTCGCTGTCCCTCCAACCTTTCTACCAAAAGGGCATTAATGGAggcgatgaagaagatgaagacgtTTCCTCAGAGTCCAAGAGGATGGCTGTGCAATGTATCACTGTACCTGAGTTGATCAAACTAATCGAAAAAATAAAGTCTGTTCACGCTTCCATATGCAAGGACATTCAAGACTCTTACAACATCCCGGAAGTTTGCAGGAATTGGATTAACCGCGCAAATGACTG TTTCAGGAAAATACCATTTCAAGAAAAGCATGTTATCCAGCAGGCGTCAATTCTTGGAAACTTGGAAAAACTGGGAGCAATCAAGTCTTGTTCTAGTGTTGGGGAACAGCTTCATTCTCCTGCGGTGGTTGAGTTTGGAGCTGGAAGGGGTTACTTGACACAAATGCTAGCAGACTGTTACGGGGTCTCAAAAGTCTTCTTGATTGAGCGCAAGTCATATAAACTTAAG GCAGATCGAAGCTTGCGACAAAAAGAGAGCTTGATGCTAGAGCGGTTGAGAATAGACA TTGAGGACTTGAATCTGAATGCAATCGGGTCATTACAAGGAGTTCCTTATTTGGCAATCGGAAAACATCTGTGTGGGCCTGCAACTG ATATGACCTTAAGATGTTGTGTTGGGGAAAATGGCAGCACATCTTACCTGAGAGGACTTTCAATTGCAACATGTTGCCACCATCTGTGTCAATGGAAGCATTATATCA ATAAAAGTTTTTTCTTAAGTCAAGGGATGAGCAAAGACGAGTTCCATGCAGTTACATGGTTTACCAGCTGGGCTGTAGATTCAGCAGACCATGAAGAATCGGATACAAAGAT CAGGGAAAATGAAAAGGTTTTagaaggtgatgatgatgatgatgatttgttGAGAAATATGTGTGCAAGAGATCGGGCTGTGCTAGGGTTCATGTGCAAAGATATAATTGATGCAGGGAGGTTGATGTGGATAAGGGAACATGGACTAGAAAAATCCGAGCTTGTCAAATATGTTCCATCTAATATCTCTCCTGAAAACCGTTTGCTGATTGCAAGCTGTTGA